The genomic DNA ATCTGGTATTGAAGAGAAAAGAAATTGTTCGTATCAACGGCGGAGTGTACTGAGCCAAGTGCGGAACCTTTATATATCCGGCGTAATAACGCCTCAGAGGATGGACGGTATCTCGAAGGGTCTGTTCCGACCAGCTTGAACAATTTGCGCCATTCTTGGATGGGCTCAATAGCTGAGATCGGCTTCTCGTCAGCCTCAAGCATTAATGATTCCTGAAACAACTGTAGTCGCCCTGCTAACATTTTAGGTGGCTCAGCAACCGTGATATCATGATAGTGGATAGCTCCGACCTTGAATTCGGGGATCGATTGTTTAAGTTTTTCTGAAATGGTGATATTCATAATGTCACCTCTTGTAATAAGGTATTTGAACTTAGTTTACCATATCAAAATCAATAACTGGAAAGGGAGTGCTTACGTATATGGACAAGCTCAGGGACATATTGAAACGGATTGATGGAAAAGGGTATAAAGCGTATAAGGATATCCGGGGAAAGTATCATTTTAATGAATTCACCCTTCACATCGATCATGTACAAGGAGATCCGTTTGCAGCTCCTTCTAAAATAAGGGTAGAGGTTCCAAAATCAAAAACGATTTTACAGTCTGATTGGGAGTCGACACCTTCACGTAAAATCAGGGTTGAGGACACGATTGCTCGAAGTGTCGCAAAAGCGATCCGTCAAAGTGACGATCGTGCAGGAGGTTCTGGTAAAAGTGGTGTCATTACGATTGATAAGCCAGCTCAGGAAATTCTTGAAAGGACAGCTGTTCAGTTGACTGACAGCTCTGTTATCATCTGCTTATCAGTCGGTCTACCTGCAAGAGGCAGAAAAGTGCTGGGTAGACAAGCGGAAAAGATGCTGATGTCGATCATCCCTCAAATTTTAAAGGATTCCATATTCGCCATCGAAGAGGAAACGATTGTCGCTGCAGTCGAGTTGTGCGATCAACAGGATGCGATTCGCGAATTCATGGCAGGGAACAGCCTCGTTGCATTTATCGCGAATGGTTCGGTTTTACCGAGGGAGAGTGGGATCAGTGACCGTCCTCTTCAATCCGATGATGTGGTCTCATTTGAAGCCCCACAGTCGTTGAGTGTTTCCATTCCCGTCCCTCATCGAAAAGAACCTATTCAAGGGATGGGGATTCAGAAAGGCATTACGTTGATCGTCGGTGGTGGATACCATGGGAAAAGTACGATGCTCGAAGCGATTGAACGCGGCGTTTATGATCATATCAGTGGGGACGGCCGCGAGTTTGTGTTGACCGATCCGAATGCGATGAAGGTACGTGCAGAAGATGGCCGGAAAATCACGAATGTCGATATTTCTCCTTTCATTCAAAACCTGCCGTTCGGCAAGGCTACGACCAACTTTACATCAGAGGATGCAAGTGGTAGTACGTCTCAGGCGGCAACAATCATTGAATCGCTTGAAGCGGGGGCAAGTGCTTTGTTGATTGATGAGGATACAAGTGCTACGAACTTCATGATTCGTGATGAACGAATGCAACAGCTCGTTTCGAAAGAGAAGGAACCGATCACGCCTTTTATTGATAAAGTGAGACAGTTGAAGGAAGAGCATGATGTCTCGACCTTGCTTGTCATGGGCGGCTCTGGAGACTATTTTGACGTTGCGGATACGGTTATTTTAATGGACCAGTACGGTCCGTTTGATGTGACGAGTGAAGCGAAAGACATTGCACAGCATGCCGTTTCGAACCGTCAAAGGGAAGGCGGAGAACGGTTCGGAGATATCCAGTCAAGGAAGCCACAACCATCCAGTCTCGACAGCCGAAAAGGGAAACATTCGAAAGTAGCAGCGAGAGGGCTTCATACAATCCAGTATGGAACGACAGATATAAGGATTGACTTTGTCGAGCAGCTGACCGATGCAAGCCAGACGAGGGCGATTGCAGAAATCCTCCATTATATAGAAAAGAAGAAGTGGCTTGGGTCATTACCTGTATCAGAATTGCTCTCAAAAGTTGAGCGACAATTGGATGAGAAAGGGCTTGCATCATTTACAGAATTTCCTAACCAGCATCCTGGTGACTTGGCACGGCCCCGTGTGTTAGAATTAGCTTCAGCATTGAACCGTTTACGTACGTTGAAGATTGAACAGTGATTAAACCACATTTTAAAAGAAAGGGGGTCAAACGATGACAGGTGCCCAGTTGAAAGAAAAGGTCATTGCATATAGTAAATCAATCGGCATTGATAAAATTGGGTTTACGACGGCAGATCCTTTTACAGAATTGAAGGAACGCCTTCGTACTCAACAAGAATTGCAGTATCAATCGGGTTTTGAAGAACCCGATATCGATAAGCGGACAGAACCGGATCGGTTGTTACCGAATGCAAGATCCATCATTTCAATAGCGCTTGCCTATCCGTCCAAAATGAAGGATGCACCTCGGAGCACGAAAGAGGAGCGAAGAGGAATCTTCTGCAGAGCTTCCTGGGGGAAGGATTACCATGATGTCCTTCGCGATCGTATGGAAAAGCTTGAAGCCTATATTGCAGAGCTTGTGCCGGAAGCGAAAGTTGTATCAATGGTCGACACCGGAGAATTATCCGACCGTGCTGTAGCTGAAAGAGCTGGAATCGGATGGAGCGGAAAGAACTGTGCAACGATTACACCTGAGTTTGGCTCCTATGTTTAT from Pseudalkalibacillus sp. SCS-8 includes the following:
- a CDS encoding B3/4 domain-containing protein, coding for MNITISEKLKQSIPEFKVGAIHYHDITVAEPPKMLAGRLQLFQESLMLEADEKPISAIEPIQEWRKLFKLVGTDPSRYRPSSEALLRRIYKGSALGSVHSAVDTNNFFSLQYQIPLGIYDTFQITGDVIVDIGSAEDSYEGINGREMDMSNKILTRDGQGAFGSPIVDSKRTMVTENTTQALHIVYFQPSLTDEHALEMLQAIEKMFIQIHGGEAELKLIK
- a CDS encoding ABC-ATPase domain-containing protein, which produces MDKLRDILKRIDGKGYKAYKDIRGKYHFNEFTLHIDHVQGDPFAAPSKIRVEVPKSKTILQSDWESTPSRKIRVEDTIARSVAKAIRQSDDRAGGSGKSGVITIDKPAQEILERTAVQLTDSSVIICLSVGLPARGRKVLGRQAEKMLMSIIPQILKDSIFAIEEETIVAAVELCDQQDAIREFMAGNSLVAFIANGSVLPRESGISDRPLQSDDVVSFEAPQSLSVSIPVPHRKEPIQGMGIQKGITLIVGGGYHGKSTMLEAIERGVYDHISGDGREFVLTDPNAMKVRAEDGRKITNVDISPFIQNLPFGKATTNFTSEDASGSTSQAATIIESLEAGASALLIDEDTSATNFMIRDERMQQLVSKEKEPITPFIDKVRQLKEEHDVSTLLVMGGSGDYFDVADTVILMDQYGPFDVTSEAKDIAQHAVSNRQREGGERFGDIQSRKPQPSSLDSRKGKHSKVAARGLHTIQYGTTDIRIDFVEQLTDASQTRAIAEILHYIEKKKWLGSLPVSELLSKVERQLDEKGLASFTEFPNQHPGDLARPRVLELASALNRLRTLKIEQ